A single window of Oreochromis aureus strain Israel breed Guangdong linkage group 7, ZZ_aureus, whole genome shotgun sequence DNA harbors:
- the LOC120441281 gene encoding uncharacterized protein LOC120441281, which translates to MKNVWEIRMREYELKIKLEQERILKSALPSINQDWANRMVAKVVGYKRVERKIKPPEAQIDNNIWKSKQPQLPRTLPHVTGSGPLSRPRSHSKGLSTAVPNLKDKKAQDKKINRLQLLMFITQTQPSTLVWGKSWKYNKSLRSPTESAIDWGQCWMFATQQPCSETGKRWSNEPNVMNPQNLNVWIKPDNRKMDSQQLNLSLPIEDWQMSWKKSDPCSKEDTNGENIPKSGFFTLLLETEHHDEVLHSSEWSESWRSTKSAIQQDPISVSDDGILNECVARKQDNNQEISSKWEECWRLVNHHSCKKSEVPQHKKSQRPEWANSWRVATVVVNKSQNSNPILRKDDDFNDHNQHKEPCFHKIMPMSHEHKDNYLYLQHCKEFNGVSEWSKSWQVTKNNSEPCEEIKKVLKALPPRAETALESQLLDNNTKVYFSTSEEADLQYEKLKHNIIYQPKREFSQSKLFLLKYLEKNLPFSELRDSWRTIKHRMTLERRRLRINLLSSFKDSQKGGYMKPAAAEWNDSSKFTCQPLYQVPDLWQQGWSTPAQNRVARAKYQSHIVLMAFPSSEGTREWCLKESWKFSRNQNRSDPGQKKVQIHQGNGTSHNPDKSWTQGRHVTAISDWEASWMVSETQLHHDKPSLTQWREAWKWSMYHTHWTESMPRENWVNESLEIEHLKRKTSMERIKAKMSWSFDSQIFRERYPEKDWSPSWKAASLLSHQPSHFGSSEIVRQSISNTIQQQHASAHEHGCKWGKSFRLANPMPQVEKSWLESPSNHQYTVEWSREKKIQNNIRNMCDNNTPNYSLWKNSHEFLQSAKVHNKEKRKLKGTSDPRVIITKTAKTRRHLYSNNDKDKQLEKKWAGCHLLGKTQPRSRKGSSEKKLNPEDKTNEKFLEEWEESWRFLVRPDSLKKQMSFKSLSGWNESWKFLFPPYKPLNGPKAK; encoded by the exons ATGAAGAACGTCTGGGAGATCAGAATGCGAGAGTATGAACTGAAGATAAAACTGGAGCAGGAACGGATACTGAAGAGTGCTCTGCCCTC AATTAACCAGGACTGGGCAAATCGAATGGTTGCTAAAGTGGTAGGATACAAAAGGGTGGAAAGGAAAATTAAGCCACCTGAGGCTCAGATAGACAACAATATCTGGAAGAGCAAACAGCCCCAGCTTCCTCGTACTCTTCCTCATGTCACAGGCTCAGGTCCACTCAGCAGACCAAGAAGCCACAGCAAAGGCCTCTCTACTGCAGTTCCCAACCTTAAAGACAAAAAGGCTcaggacaaaaaaataaataggcTGCAATTACTCATGTTCATAACTCAAACTCAACCTTCCACTTTGGTGTGGGGGAAGTCATGGAAGTACAATAAATCCTTGCGATCACCAACAGAGAGCGCCATAGACTGGGGCCAGTGCTGGATGTTTGCGACCCAGCAACCTTGCTCTGAAACTGGGAAACGTTGGTCAAATGAGCCAAATGTGATGAATCCACAGAACCTTAATGTCTGGATAAAACCTGACAATAGGAAGATGGATTCACAGCAGCTAAATTTGAGTCTTCCCATTGAAGATTGGCAGATGTCCTGGAAAAAATCTGATCCATGCAGCAAAGAAGATACAAATGGAGAGAATATCCCCAAATCTGGATTTTTCACATTGCTGCTTGAGACTGAGCACCACGATGAAGTCTTGCACTCATCTGAATGGAGTGAGTCATGGAGATCAACCAAGTCAGCAATTCAGCAGGATCCCATCAGTGTTTCAGATGATGGTATATTGAATGAGTGTGTTGCTAGGAAGCAAGACAACAATCAAGAGATAAGCTCCAAGTGGGAAGAATGTTGGAGGCTTGTAAACCACCATAGCTGCAAAAAATCTGAGGTGCCTCAACACAAAAAATCTCAGAGGCCAGAGTGGGCAAACTCATGGCGAGTAGCTACGGTGGTCGTTAACAAGTCTCAGAATTCAAATCCCATTTTGAGAAAAGATGATGACTTTAATGACCACAACCAACACAAAGAGCCCTGTTTCCACAAAATCATGCCTATGTCACATGAGCATAAAGACAACTATCTATACTTGCAGCACTGCAAAGAATTTAATGGAGTCTCTGAGTGGAGCAAGTCATGGCAGGTGACCAAAAACAACTCAGAACCGTGTGAGGAAATAAAGAAAGTCCTTAAGGCTTTGCCACCAAGGGCAGAAACTGCTTTGGAGTCTCAGTTGTTGGACAACAACACTAAGGTGTATTTTTCAACTTCAGAAGAAGCAGATTTACAGtatgaaaaactgaaacacaacATAATATATCAGCCAAAGAGAGAATTCAGCCAGTCTAAGttatttcttctgaaatatttAGAAAAGAATCTGCCTTTCTCAGAACTGAGGGACTCTTGGAGGACAATAAAGCATAGAATGACGTTGGAGAGAAGAAGACTGAGGATAAACCTACTCAGCTCTTTCAAAGATTCACAAAAGGGGGGTTATATGAAGCCAGCTGCTGCAGAGTGGAATGACTCATCGAAGTTTACATGCCAGCCCTTGTACCAAGTGCCTGACCTGTGGCAGCAGGGTTGGTCCACCCCAGCTCAAAACCGTGTAGCTCGAGCAAAGTACCAGAGCCACATTGTACTTATGGCATTCCCTAGTAGTGAGGGAACTAGGGAGTGGTGTTTGAAGGAATCGTGGAAGTTCTCAAGAAACCAGAATCGATCAGATCCTGGACAGAAAAAGGTGCAAATCCACCAAGGAAATGGTACTTCTCACAATCCTGACAAATCATGGACACAAGGGAGACATGTCACTGCAATTTCAGACTGGGAGGCATCCTGGATGGTCTCAGAGACTCAGTTGCATCATGATAAACCCTCCTTAACTCAGTGGAGAGAAGCCTGGAAGTGGTCGATGTACCACACACACTGGACTGAATCAATGCCTAGAGAGAACTGGGTGAATGAATCATTGGAAATCGAACACCTAAAGAGGAAGACTTCCATGGAAAGAATCAAAGCTAAAATGAGCTGGTCTTTTGACAGCCAGATTTTCAGGGAAAGATACCCTGAGAAAGACTGGAGCCCTTCATGGAAAGCTGCATCTCTTTTAAGTCATCAGCCAAGTCATTTTGGATCTTCAGAAATAGTTAGGCAAAGTATAAGCAACACTATTCAACAGCAACATGCCAGTGCACACGAGCATGGATGCAAGTGGGGAAAGTCATTCAGACTTGCCAACCCAATGCCACAAGTGGAAAAATCCTGGCTGGAGTCCCCTTCTAACCATCAGTATACAGTCGAATGgtcaagagaaaagaaaatacaaaataacatcAGAAACATGTGTGACAACAATACACCAAACTACAGCCTTTGGAAAAACTCCCATGAGTTTCTGCAGAGTGCCAAGgtgcataacaaagagaaaagaaagctaAAGGGAACCAGTGACCCAAGGGTCATCATAACAAAAACAGCCAAAACAAGAAGGCATTTGTACTCCAACAATGACAAGGACAAACAATTAGAAAAGAAGTGGGCAGGATGCCACCTCTTGGGCAAAACCCAACCACGTTCAAGGAAAGGTAGTTCTGAAAAAAAGCTAAATCCTGAGGATAAAACCAATGAAAAGTTCCTTGAAGAGTGGGAAGAATCTTGGAGATTCTTGGTTAGGCCTGATAGTTTGAAAAAGCAGATGTCCTTCAAGTCGCTGTCAGGTTGGAATGAATCCTGGAAGTTCCTATTTCCACCATACAAACCTCTCAATGGCCCAAAAGCAAAATAA
- the LOC116311376 gene encoding midasin-like encodes MLSTKGEQRTFSNGRLRDQWEKRAQSIANENKKEEEWKQKSSINLLFSKWNYHWLVANGDKMKGGISEFRRVTSSAAEAEKNKPRIRFKVVPPPPPKPKADPPPPPPPRSSASPRLRRQKRKVEVDAFRICWKDSWMSLKPPKYLFLRAQELQTRFLGFTTIELTKNTEYKAKGSGLEGEWMFPTHKWNQSWKQVKSPAQLELSEAKQFHWDILFERENVCKVDIETYSLPVWAGTWKIMNFPFRQEKKDWDHLWPDYQQKLSNNFDQVQQLEEEDEPFDWEDSWKMSGAEFETEEFTDDETQSESSFSADTEVMMTITDVCVPGWSKSWLLSAAPPEEGEERQKSWSTCWGYKQQLRWCKASVNSNHQHSAMLERKRKATNFLLTSELDEGMRDSTEWMDAWKAPRGWFKVEEEETEEEEEAEEIYDTGEEEDEGVDNEDGDMDEEDEDGNLDGVEEDEGVAEEEAFNKNNVDKKPEEEGKIEIVIETEEKDLNKKSENDEDDEEEDEGVDENDEEEEEEEEYEDTDNKKEGEEEDNEEEQDEDGGREDGNKKANQKDGNETDDDEEEEEEEEEEEVEDGDEKIEVEKQEKDNTNQNDQGEVEEEEQDSELNEHEKDDKVETLNEEGTDEEEEVNAEIKEEEEEEDIEDEEEENKNGINKEKENHDGGRDEDAEVDEEDEEDEDYNNNEDDTNLCEKEKYKEMDKKDEGEEENEEEKGGEEEEEKEEEEEEEKEEEEEEEEKEDREDGGDVKNKAEGNKSSRVNVDQEEDEKDEDEDKADEDEEEDDVQKNEGNEVDSEDKEEEKEADDDQGSDEDGKDKEENENVDMEESGVISEKDEEEMKENDKKADHHKDEEEEAEDEEEEAGEKENEAEVIVGKNTEEEKKVKKSQKQMKYKPVVPLHLQFHKLNACFPSWKQSWMVAVAHRGGYDGEDEDYEAGEESELRAWKDSWRICRYRKPDDDDVVCFSMEHRSQRYMGLTHEKDGMPKSEWTLSWKMNKEKDEDEDEEEEEEGEEEEEEES; translated from the exons ATGTTGTCAACAAAGGGGGAGCAGAGAACATTCAGCAATGGGCGTCTGAGAGACCAGTGGGAGAAGAGAGCCCAGAGCATCGCCAACGAGaacaaaaaagaggaagagtGGAAGCAGAAAAGTTCCATCAATCT GCTCTTCTCAAAATGGAACTATCACTGGCTTGTTGCTAATGGAGACAAGATGAAAGGTGGCATAAGTGAGTTTAGGAGGGTCACGAGCAGTGCagctgaagcagaaaaaaacaagccCAGAATTCGATTCAAAGttgtccctcctcctcctcccaaaCCCAAAGCCgaccctcctcctccacctcctccgaGAAGTTCAGCGTCACCCAGACTTCGAAGGCAAAAGCGCAAAGTAGAGGTTGATGCATTTCGGATCTGCTGGAAGGACTCCTGGATGAGCTTGAAGCCACCAAAGTATCTTTTTTTGAGAGCCCAAGAGTTGCAAACTAGATTTCTAGGGTTCACAACCATAGAGCTGACTAAGAACACCGAGTACAAAGCAAAGGGGAGCGGACTGGAGGGTGAATGGATGTTTCCTACGCATAAGTGGAATCAATCTTGGAAACAG GTGAAGAGTCCAGCCCAGTTGGAGCTTTCTGAGGCAAAACAGTTTCATTGGGATATTCTATTTGAAAGAGAGAACGTTTGTAAGGTTGATATAGAAACGTATTCTCTTCCTGTTTGGGCTGGCACCTGGAAGATCATGAACTTTCCTTTCAGGCAGGAGAAAAAGGACTGGGATCATCTCTGGCCTGATTACCAACAAAAACTAAGCAACAACTTTGATCAAGTACAACAACtagaggaggag GATGAACCCTTTGACTGGGAGGATTCAtggaaaatgtctggagcagaATTTGAAACAGAAGAGTTCACAGATGATGAGACGCAAAGTGAGAGTTCCTTCAGTGCAGACACTGAAGTTATGATGACTATAACTGATGTGTGCGTGCCAGGATGGAGCAAATCCTGGCTACTTTCAGCAGCTCCTCCAGAGGAAGGTGAAGAACGCCAGAAAAGCTGGAGCACGTGCTGGGGATACAAGCAGCAGCTCAG GTGGTGCAAAGCTTCTGTGAACTCCAATCATCAACACAGTGCCATGCTGGAGAGAAAACGCAAAGCTACAAACTTCCTCTTGACATCAGAGTTGGACGAGGGGATGAGAGACAGCACTGAGTGGATGGACGCCTGGAAGGCTCCAAGAGGATGGTTTAAGgtagaggaggaggaaacagaggaggaggaggaagcagaggaaATATATGACacaggggaggaggaggatgaaggagTGGATAATGAGGATGGAGATATGGATGAGGAAGACGAGGATGGAAATCTGGATGGTGTGGAGGAGGATGAAGGAGTTGCAGAGGAGGAAGCTTTCAACAAAAATAATGTAGACAAAAAACCAGAAGAGGAAGGGAAAATAGAAATAGTTatagaaacagaagaaaaagaccTTAACAAGAAGTCTgaaaatgatgaggatgatgaggaagaagatgaaggagtggatgaaaatgatgaggaggaggaagaggaagaagagtaTGAAGATACTGACAACAAgaaggagggagaggaagaagacaATGAAGAGGAACAGGATGAAGATGGTGGAAGGGAGGATGGAAACAAAAAAGCCAATCAAAAAGATGGCAATGAAacagatgatgatgaggaggaggaggaggaggaagaagaggaggaggtggaggacgGGGATGAAAAAATTGAGGTAGAGAAGCAGGAAAAAGATAACACAAATCAAAATGATCAGGGTGAAGTAGAAGAGGAAGAGCAGGACAGTGAATTAAATGAACATGAAAAGGATGACAAAGTGGAAACGCTAAATGAGGAAGGCACAGACGAAGAAGAGGAAGTGAATGCAGAAAtaaaggaagaagaggaggaggaagacatagaagatgaggaagaggagaacaAGAATGgcataaataaagagaaagaaaaccatGATGGTGGCAGGGATGAAGATGCAGAGGTAGATGAGGAAGACGAGGAAGATGAGGATTATAATAACAATGAGGATGACACAAATTTatgtgagaaagaaaaatacaaagagaTGGACAAGAAAGATGAAGGTGAAGAAGAAAACGAAGAAGAAAAAGggggagaagaggaagaagaaaaagaagaagaagaagaagaagagaaagaagaagaagaggaggaggaagaaaaagaagacagagaagatggtggggatgtaaaaaataaagcagaaggAAATAAGAGTAGTAGGGTTAATGTAGATCAGGAGGAAGAtgaaaaagatgaagatgaagacaaagctgatgaagatgaagaagaggatgatgtgCAAAAGAATGAAGGCAATGAAGTAGATAGTGAGgataaagaagaagagaaagaagcaGACGACGACCAGGGGAGTGATGAGGATGgtaaagacaaagaggagaatGAAAATGTTGACATGGAGGAAAGTGGTGTAATATCTgagaaagatgaagaagaaatgaaagagaATGACAAAAAAGCTGACCATCACaaggatgaggaagaggaggcggaggatgaagaggaggaggctggtgagaaagaaaatgaagcagAGGTTATAGTCgggaaaaacacagaagaagaaaagaaggtgAAGAAGTCacagaaacaaatgaaataTAAGCCCGTTGTCCCACTCCATCTGCAGTTCCACAAACTGAACGCCTGCTTTCCCTCCTGGAAGCAATCATGGATGGTGGCAGTAGCTCACAGAGGAGGTTATGATGGTGAGGATGAGGATTATGAAGCGGGCGAGGAATCGGAGTTGAGAGCTTGGAAGGATTCATGGAGGATTTGTCGCTATAGGAAGCCAGATGATGATGACGTGGTGTGTTTCTCTATGGAGCACCGGAGTCAGCGGTATATGGGACTGACGCATGAAAAAGACGGCATGCCAAAGAGTGAGTGGACTCTGAGCTGGAAaatgaacaaagaaaaagatgaagatgaagatgaagaagaagaggaagaaggagaggaagaagaagaagaggaaagttAA